The genomic interval GTCCTGGCTGAGCGTCGTGCCGACGCCGTACCAGAAGGTGATGGTCACGGGCTGGCTCGATGCCGCGGCCCGGCTGGCGCCGGTCGCCGCCTGTCCGCCGCCGTTTGCGGCGGGCGCACCGCATCCCGTCGCCACAAGTCCGAGCGCCAGGAGCGCGCCGGATTTCCACAGTCGATCTCGCTTCATGGGTTTCGCCTCCAATGTATGCGCCTCGAGCGGGCGCCGTGTTTATCCCTTCACGGCCGTCTGGGCCACGCCCTGGACGAAGTAGCGCTGGCCGATGAGGAACAGGATGACGACGGGCGCGATGGCGAAGATGTCAAAGGCCATCGCGTAGTTCCACTGCAGCGTCTGGCCCGCGTCCTGCGTCAGGAAGTACGACAGGGCGACGGGCACCACGCGCATGTTGGTGGTGTTGGTGGCCACGAGCGGCCAGAACAGGCTGTTGTAGTGATAGACAAAGTTGAGCAGCACGAGCGTCACGATGGTCGGCTTGTTGTTCGGCAGGACGATGCGGGTCAGGATCCACCACTCGCTCGCGCCGTCCACCCGCGCGGCGTCGACGATGTCGCGCGGCAGCGTGAGAAAGCCTTGGCGCATGAGGAAGATGCCGAAGGCCGATCCGGCGTACGGCAGGATGAGCGCGCCGTACGTGTTGATGAGATGCACCGCCGACAGCATGGTGTAGACAGGGACGAACGTCGCCTGCATGGGCACCATCATGGCCACGAGCACAGCGAAGAACAGCCAGCGCTTGCCGCGGAGCGGGATGAAGACGAGCGCGTACGCGGCGAGCGAGGACGTGATCACCTGGAGCGCGACGATGGCGCCGTTGGTGAACACGCTGTTCCACAGGTAG from Alicyclobacillus acidocaldarius subsp. acidocaldarius DSM 446 carries:
- a CDS encoding carbohydrate ABC transporter permease, with the translated sequence MKANPVLKIASYALLTIAAALCLAPVYWMIRTSLMPTNDLLSSALWPAHPAWSNFAAAWRAQPFLLYLWNSVFTNGAIVALQVITSSLAAYALVFIPLRGKRWLFFAVLVAMMVPMQATFVPVYTMLSAVHLINTYGALILPYAGSAFGIFLMRQGFLTLPRDIVDAARVDGASEWWILTRIVLPNNKPTIVTLVLLNFVYHYNSLFWPLVATNTTNMRVVPVALSYFLTQDAGQTLQWNYAMAFDIFAIAPVVILFLIGQRYFVQGVAQTAVKG